The Achromobacter spanius genome includes the window CATGACCGATGTACTGCCCCGGTCATTGACGCAAGACCTCAAGGTTGTCATCCACGAAACCTCGGGCGAAGAGCGCGTGTTCTACGTGCCCGCGGCCGCGTTGCAGGTGGACCGTGTAGGCGCGCCCGCCGGATTTACCGGCGGCTTGGGCATGCTGCGCCAAACGGGTGCTGGAGGTGGCGAGACCATGCCGGTCGCGGCGGCGGAATACGGTATCGCGTTGGGCAGGCGCGCCAACGTCGCGGCCGGACTATTGCTGACCCAGGACTATCGCTCGCTGGGCGCCCGCTCGGATATGGCTCTGCCAGGCAGCATCCACACCGGCGTACAAAGCACGTTCTCGCAAAGTTCGCGTACCGGGCGCAGCGGCGCGCAGCACATCGTGTCGGTCTCCGGGCAAGTGCTGCCGGGCGTGTCTACGAACCTCTCGCTCTTGCGGCGTACCGACGGCTACAGCGAGGTGCTGGACAGCGCCAGCAGGCCGACGGGCGGTGCGCAGTGGTATCCAAATTTTCGCGAGGACCGCATCAAGCAGCAGATCAGCGCAGGATTGGGCTGGAGCGGATCCACGCTGGGCGGCTTCAATATGAACGTCAGCGAGTCCCGGAGCACGCGCGGCAACTTGTCGCGTCGTGGCATGTTTAGCTGGGGCAAGAGCTTCGGTCGGGCCAGCGTGTCGCTGTCATACGAACGCGACATGGGTTCCAGCCACCGCAATCAGGGCAGCCTTATGTATCTGAACCTGAGCTTGCCCTTGGGCAAGCAAAGCGTCAGCGCGTCGATGCAACGCCAGGACAGCGGCACAAGCTACGGCGTCAATACCGGCGCCTCCATCAACGAGCAGAGCAGCTACACCCTGGCGGCCACCTCCAGTTCGCACGGCCGGACCAGCTATTCCGGTTCGGTCGGCGTCAACTCAGCCTATACGCATCTGAACCTGGCGGCCAGCAGCTTCAAGGGCGGATACAGTCATTCCGCGCGCATGCGCGGCGGGTTGGTCGGGCACGCACATGGCTTGAGCTTTTCGCCCTACCGGGTGCAGGACACGTTCGCCATCGCGTCCGTGGGCGGTCTGTCCGGCGTCCGCTTGAGCACGCCGGCGGGCAGCGTGTGGACTGACCCCTGGGGCCGGGCCGTCATCGCGTCGCTGCCTGCGTACCGTAACGGGCAGATCCAGGTCGCCACGCCATCGCTGGCGCGCAACGTGGACCTGATCAACGGCCACTACAGCCTCGATCCGGCGCGCGGCTCTGTATCGGCGGTGGACTTCAAGGTGGTTACTGTTCGCCGTGCGTTGCTGACCGCCACCTATGCCGACGGCTCGCCGGTGCCCAAGGGCGCGGCCGTGCTGGATGCCAATGGGGTGTTCATTACCCTGGTGGGCAGCGGCGGCCAGATATTCCTGCCCGACATGCTCGCGGGCGCCACGCCGTTCAGCGTGGCGCCTTCGGAGGAGGCGCCGTGCACGCTCGAATTCGACATCGCCGATACACCGGACCTGAACGCGTTGTACGAACGCGCCCAGGCGACGTGTGCGCCGTAGACGCCCCCATCTCGTCAATCGCAAAAGGACCCCATGACTCTCGCAACCCTTCGTCTCCTTCGATCATGCCTGCCCGCACCGACGGTGGCCGCGCTGCTGGTGGCCGGCGCCTGGACCACGCCCGCAGCGGCGCAAGCATTGCCCTCCCCGTCCATGACGCGCGAAGCAGTCGCGGCGCCGATAGCGGGCTGCATGATGTCATTCGGTCAAGCCACCGTCGACTATGGCAGCTTCACAGCCGGACAACTGAGGCTGGATGGCAACCGGCGCTATCAGCTTGAGCCGCGCGTGGTGCCATTGACGATCAACTGCCCTACCGCCCGCCCCATTGCACTGCGCCTGAACGCCACCGCAGGGCAACACGGCGCCGCGAAGTTCGCCGGCAACGGCGCTTTGCACGTCGTGCTCAGCCACGTCCGGATCGACGGCGACGAAGCACGTGTGATCAATCCGGACGCGCCCCATGGCGCCCGACCTCAGATCAGCATGCGGCCCGGCGACACCGTGATGTTGGAGCATGGCCGCGCCGGACGTAGCCTTACCGCCCAGATTGCGTTGAACCCCGAAGTCAGTGATGCCGACGTCCGCGTCGCCGACCAGACGGAATGGTCGGCAATCTTGCAGCTTGAATTGGTAGACCTGTAGCGCGCGGCCGCTCGCGATCCGCGCGGTTGAACTCTCGTGTTTACAGAAGCCCGCACAGCTTGAACAAGCCGTTGTCCGTCGTGACGCCCAGCTTGCGATAGGCGGTGCCCTTTTGCGCGCTGATGGTTTTGGGGCTGCGCCCAAATTTGATCGCAATGTCGGAAATGGTCATGCCCGCGAGCAGGCAGCGAATCACTTCACGTTCACGGCCAGACAACGACGCGCCATCCAGCAGGCCGCTTGTCGAGGCCGACAAGGCTGGGTCGGCCGGCGGCGTGTCACGCGCCAAGGGCTCGACTTGCTCGGTGCTTGCGCCAGACAGCAGGTACGTCATCTGGGGATCGCAGTAGGTACCGCCAGCCGCCACCTTGCGTAGCGCCAGCACGATTTCGTCTTCGCGCCCGCCCTTGCCCACAAAGCCGTGGGCACCGGAACGCAAGGCCAATGCCACCGTGGCCGGGTCGTAGAGCGCAGAGAACACCAGAATGCGCGCGTAGGGAAACTTGATGCGCAACATTTTGATCAGCGAAATGCCGTCAACTTCGGTCGGGCCCAACGAATAGTCGATCAACAGCACGTCGACGGGTTGATCCGCAAGCGCCTGGATCATGGCTCGGCTGGTCTCGAATTCGCCGATGACAAAGATGTCGCGGTTTTGCGACAGGTAGGCGGACATGCCAGCCCGCACCACCGGATGGTCATCCAGGATTGCAATGCGCAACGGACGAAAATTGGATGCTGACAATATGGAATTCCCCGGTAGAGCCCAGATTTTCCACTGTTTCTCGTTGAGCGAAAAACCAACGTGGACAAATAGTAACGCAACCGTTTACGCAATCGTAATGAAGATTAGGCGAATGCCTATATCCGGAAAGTCATCCGTTTCCTAGAGTGATTCTTTTGTCCCACCAGCAACTGGATAGTCATGAATCACTCGGTACGCCCCCTGCCCGCTCTGCGATACCTCCTGGCCGCAAGCTTTTTGATCGCCGCCTCCGCCCAAGCTGCTCCCACCGCGGACCTGACAATCACCGGTGTCATCAAGCCGCCGTCGTGCGATCTTTCACTAGACGCAGATGGAAAACTCAATTTCGAAGACCGCGCATTTAACTCCCTCGCCGTGGACGGCACCAAACTGGATGCAAAAACGATCGGCCTGAACATCACCTGCAACGGCCATACGCGCGTCGGCCTGCACGTGGTAGACAACCGCGCCGGCAGCAAAGTTCTGAAAAGCTCGTTAAACGTCAATGCGTGGGCCTCAAACAACGCCACCATCAGCGACGCCTTCATCTTCGGCCTGGGCTCCGTAGACGGGCCCGAAAACACGCAGATCCCCATCGGCGGCTATATGTTCGGATTCAAGGAAGGCGACGTCTACGCCGACAGCAACAGAGCCGTCGTCCTCTACAGCGCGGACAAGCGGACCTGGTACGCCGAGGCCATACAGCGGCAGTTCATCAGCCCCAACTACACCTATGCATTCTTCGTGGGCTCGCCGGGCACTGGTGCCACGCCATTAGCGGTCTCGTCGGTAACTGGTACGCTGACCGTCACCCCGACGATCAACCGCGCCGCAGCGCTGCCGACCACCACAGAGATTAATCTGAACGGCAGTGCCACGATCTCGCTGGTTTACCTGTAAGCGTACCGCGCAGGGCGCGCTGTGGCGCCCTCTCGCAATCGAACAAGCCCTAAAAACAAGCGCAGCGTCCGGCTGTGCGGCCTTTGACGGCCGCGCAGCCCCGCTGCAATTGCGCAACACCAGGGCGAGTTCGTTCGCTGCCTCTAGAGGACGGCGTTTGTTGACATCAGGAAGGTTCATTATGAAAAATAAATTCTTTGTCGGCGTGGCGTTTGCCACGTTAGCTGCCGCATCGCACGCTACCGGTACTGGCGATCTCACCGTGACAGGCAAGCTCAAGCCCGCAGCATGCAACGCCCATTTCGGCGGTAACGCAACGCTCGACTTTGACGCCATTGTGTTCAACGCCTTGGACAGCAACGGGACGAATCTGGGCAGCAAAAACACTGCTCTACAAATCAACTGCGGCGGCCCCACGCGCGTCAGCGTTGTCGCGCTGGATAACCGGGCAGGCTCGGGAATCACGCTCCAGGAAGCGCCCAACCTGAACTGGCCATACCAGAACGACACGAATGGCCCCAAATATTCCTGGGGGCTGGGCTTTGCAGACGGCAAACAGATCAAGACGGGCGCATTGATCGCATTGATCACTCCGCAAACCACCACGGTCGACGGGGTGGTCCTGACCACAGCGGGTGCGCAGAAGATCCTGGCGCGCCCCACAGGCAGTAATAGCTGGTCGGTCGCGTCATCGCATTACTCGATCAACCTCAGCCCTGACTTTGAATACTCGTTCGGCCCGACGGGCGGACCCGCCATACCGATTACCAACGCGCAGTTGACGATCGGGCTCTCCCCCATGATCGGAAAACCGTCAACCTTGCCCGCCGCGAACGAAATCCCCTTGGACGGCTCGATCACGTTCACGCTGCGTTACCTGTAACGACGTTCCCATGGGATCCGCACGAACCTGACTCTCTTTGCTCACATGATGAAATCCCTGCCACGCCTTTGCGCCGGCTTGGCTATGGTCGCTGCAAGCACCACGCATGCCGCCACCAACCAAGCCAATCTGGTCATCGGCGGCAAACTCACCCCGCCAGCTTGCAACATGGGCTTTGGCGGGGCAAGCCCCGTCGACTTCGGCACCCTGCCCTTTCATAACCTGAACCGCAATGGAACGTTGCTGCCTGAACAGCGTCCGCGCCTGGAAATCGCGTGCGGTGGCCCCACGCGCGTGTCTTTCACGGTTCAGGAGAACCGTCCGGATACTGCCATCACGCGTCAGGAAGCCACCGCCAACGGCATGCCATGGCCCTATCAAAATCCGCAGAACGGCACGCCTCACGCTTGGGGTCTGGGCCGTATCGACGATGTCAAGATCGGTGCCGCCGTGCTGCTGGTGCGTCCTGAGGTCACTGTGGTGGACGGCATCCCGCCCTTCCTAAGTACGTCCATGGTTCTTTCCCGGCCAAGCGGTAGCGCAAGCTGGCCTGTTCAGTCCGCCATGGACACCATCAACGTGAATCCGGCGGACGAATACTCGTTCGGCAAAGATGCTACCGCCATGCCCATCACGACCGCATCCGTCAGCTTCGCCGTGCTAGCCATGCTGAATGGAACCGCTGCTTTGCCGACGACCAAGGAAATTCCACTGGATGGTTCGGTGACGTTCACGTTGCGTTATCTGTAGTCGCGCGGGCGGTTGCAATACAAAAAGGCCCCCGACTTCAATGAAGTCGAGGGCCTTATCGTTTTCATCCCTACCGGATCGGTAGGGACTGGATGGTGATCACCATCAATGTTCCTGGCGGACAGAGGG containing:
- a CDS encoding fimbria/pilus outer membrane usher protein, with amino-acid sequence MFCTRLRNARGGAFVAASLLLCLHRAAIAQSGAGGFDLETLKSRGLNPAIASHFKNGPQFLPGQHTVHVSVNGRSVGRALATFDTGGKLCLTSELLTLADLKVPEAQGGDSQACPDAFLQAWPTTTIALQPERLAVDIVAPPGAMDRSASTTNYQSGGRAAILNYDVLSSQTRHTGGKSNYLQAYTELGLNANDWILRSNSTYSNSGGKSTWNHVDAYAQRTLPTWHTTFQAGQINLRGSLFAGVPVNGMQFFPETALQSSKQEGPPITGIAHTQARVEVLQNGIPLASAIVPPGPFTMTDVLPRSLTQDLKVVIHETSGEERVFYVPAAALQVDRVGAPAGFTGGLGMLRQTGAGGGETMPVAAAEYGIALGRRANVAAGLLLTQDYRSLGARSDMALPGSIHTGVQSTFSQSSRTGRSGAQHIVSVSGQVLPGVSTNLSLLRRTDGYSEVLDSASRPTGGAQWYPNFREDRIKQQISAGLGWSGSTLGGFNMNVSESRSTRGNLSRRGMFSWGKSFGRASVSLSYERDMGSSHRNQGSLMYLNLSLPLGKQSVSASMQRQDSGTSYGVNTGASINEQSSYTLAATSSSHGRTSYSGSVGVNSAYTHLNLAASSFKGGYSHSARMRGGLVGHAHGLSFSPYRVQDTFAIASVGGLSGVRLSTPAGSVWTDPWGRAVIASLPAYRNGQIQVATPSLARNVDLINGHYSLDPARGSVSAVDFKVVTVRRALLTATYADGSPVPKGAAVLDANGVFITLVGSGGQIFLPDMLAGATPFSVAPSEEAPCTLEFDIADTPDLNALYERAQATCAP
- a CDS encoding response regulator transcription factor, with product MSASNFRPLRIAILDDHPVVRAGMSAYLSQNRDIFVIGEFETSRAMIQALADQPVDVLLIDYSLGPTEVDGISLIKMLRIKFPYARILVFSALYDPATVALALRSGAHGFVGKGGREDEIVLALRKVAAGGTYCDPQMTYLLSGASTEQVEPLARDTPPADPALSASTSGLLDGASLSGREREVIRCLLAGMTISDIAIKFGRSPKTISAQKGTAYRKLGVTTDNGLFKLCGLL
- a CDS encoding DUF1120 domain-containing protein, giving the protein MNHSVRPLPALRYLLAASFLIAASAQAAPTADLTITGVIKPPSCDLSLDADGKLNFEDRAFNSLAVDGTKLDAKTIGLNITCNGHTRVGLHVVDNRAGSKVLKSSLNVNAWASNNATISDAFIFGLGSVDGPENTQIPIGGYMFGFKEGDVYADSNRAVVLYSADKRTWYAEAIQRQFISPNYTYAFFVGSPGTGATPLAVSSVTGTLTVTPTINRAAALPTTTEINLNGSATISLVYL
- a CDS encoding DUF1120 domain-containing protein, with protein sequence MKNKFFVGVAFATLAAASHATGTGDLTVTGKLKPAACNAHFGGNATLDFDAIVFNALDSNGTNLGSKNTALQINCGGPTRVSVVALDNRAGSGITLQEAPNLNWPYQNDTNGPKYSWGLGFADGKQIKTGALIALITPQTTTVDGVVLTTAGAQKILARPTGSNSWSVASSHYSINLSPDFEYSFGPTGGPAIPITNAQLTIGLSPMIGKPSTLPAANEIPLDGSITFTLRYL
- a CDS encoding DUF1120 domain-containing protein, with product MVAASTTHAATNQANLVIGGKLTPPACNMGFGGASPVDFGTLPFHNLNRNGTLLPEQRPRLEIACGGPTRVSFTVQENRPDTAITRQEATANGMPWPYQNPQNGTPHAWGLGRIDDVKIGAAVLLVRPEVTVVDGIPPFLSTSMVLSRPSGSASWPVQSAMDTINVNPADEYSFGKDATAMPITTASVSFAVLAMLNGTAALPTTKEIPLDGSVTFTLRYL